One Rhododendron vialii isolate Sample 1 chromosome 2a, ASM3025357v1 genomic region harbors:
- the LOC131317881 gene encoding nuclear pore complex protein NUP62-like isoform X1, with translation MSGFSSSFSSLSSPSPFSFATSSSSSPFGFSSSSQNPTSFFSFSLNPSPNPTSSSSAPSLFGTTTLPSLAAAATPSFGFGFSNPPAPALFGFCSSAASSAPLFGTGAASSPFENSSMFSTAPKLFGSTTPSSISSTGASVFGSSTTSNLFGTSTSTPTPVSTPSTTVFGSSITPNLFGTGVPSSVSTGFGSSITTPNLFRSSAPSPLSTTSTTTLFGSTTPGPVLTPTANLFGSFVANNSASTGPSLFGSASTGTTDASPLASSNLFGAGTSGATLSSSPLFGSSTSASTAPSFPSLFGSSSSSSTSSSPFTFPATSAISSSTTTTAVSSSSTGSSNFSFGMPASSSGSQSSFGFANVVSNVGTGTSTPAAKPTSIGFGTSSSTLFSTITTTTSASTPTATVTSSSAPTTITTAASVAPVPVFALSSSSSTTASTTVASSTPAITFPSFSSTTSVAATSATTSSIQSFSLSKPLTPASSSQAQLTTALPLFGEDLLNGRGSEPLGDFGRGVTESAMAEETGHGEIGTGVHSGEVQAAEVQAEQMQEDAPPLIQTDIRMQPESMEITVEEAAWNAEKQTVEEERVPTPREVIRNFPTGHVDEVCFPLLNSIALVHPETFTNFRCHSLAAAGSFLTMLHDSVRDWNQTPVRAFTPAKEQELQALSLDLAQVGFDLGWMTQRGAEVLAARQRREVQERIRVLTDRLESTRKQVADIEGELAEAQLEDLELASGAPHEFNPDESVFGGLLPP, from the exons ATGTCAGGCTTCTCATCCTCATTCTCTTCATTATCCTCCCCTTCCCCATTCTCCTTCGcaacctcctcctcttcttcccccttcggcttctcctcctcctcacaAAACCCTACCtcttttttctccttctctctcaaTCCCTCTCCAAACCCTACCTCTTCCTCCTCTGCCCCCTCTCTCTTCGGAACCACCACCCTGCCCTCATTGGCCGCCGCCGCCACCCCTTCCTTCGGCTTCGGCTTCTCCAATCCTCCGGCCCCGGCTTTGTTCGGATTCTGCTCCTCGGCAGCTTCTTCCGCCCCTTTGTTTGGTACGGGTGCAGCCTCATCCCCATTTGAGAATTCAAGTATGTTTTCAACTGCTCCAAAATTGTTCGGATCTACTACTCCCAGTTCCATTTCAAGCACCGGTGCATCGGTTTTCGGGTCTTCAACCACATCAAATTTGTTCGGAACCAGTACTTCGACTCCCACTCCCGTTTCAACACCCAGCACGACTGTTTTTGGGTCTTCAATTACTCCAAACTTGTTCGGAACGGGTGTTCCCAGCTCTGTTTCAACTGGTTTCGGGTCTTCAATTACTACGCCAAACTTGTTCAGGTCTTCTGCTCCCAGCCCTCTTTCGACTACCAGTACAACAACACTCTTTGGGTCTACCACTCCGGGTCCGGTTTTGACTCCCACTGCCAACTTGTTTGGGTCTTTTGTTGCAAATAATTCAGCTTCTACCGGTCCAAGCTTGTTTGGATCAGCTTCTACTGGTACTACTGATGCTTCTCCACTTGCTTCTTCCAATTTGTTTGGAGCTGGTACATCCGGTGCAACTTTATCTTCTTCTCCGTTATTTGGGTCTTCAACTTCGGCTTCAACCGCACCTTCTTTTCCTAGTTTGTTTGGGTCATCTTCCTCAAGTTCAACTTCGTCTTCACCTTTTACCTTTCCAGCCACTTCGGCAATCTCttcttcaacaacaacaactgcGGTTTCATCTTCATCAACAGGCTCGTCGAATTTCTCCTTTGGGATGCCAGCATCTTCTTCTGGTTCTCAATCTTCATTTGGGTTTGCAAATGTAGTTTCTAATGTTGGCACGGGCACAAGCACTCCAGCTGCAAAACCCACGTCCATAGGCTTTGGAACTTCTTCATCTACTTTGTTTTCTACCATCACAACCACCACAAGCGCTTCAACTCCAACCGCCACAGTAACCTCATCTTCTGCTCCTACTACTATTACTACTGCTGCTTCGGTGGCTCCTGTTCCAGTATTTGCCCTTAGTTCCTCATCCTCAACTACTGCTTCAACAACAGTTGCTTCATCAACCCCTGCTATTACCTTTCCAAGTTTTAGTAGCACCACGAGCGTAGCTGCAACCTCGGCCACTACAAGTTCAATTCAAAGTTTTTCACTGTCTAAACCACTGACCCCGGCCTCATCCTCACAAGCCCAATTGACGACTGCTTTGCCCCTGTTTG GTGAAGATCTATTGAACGGGCGAGGTAGCGAGCCCTTGGGTGATTTTGGTCGAGGTGTGACTGAGAGTGCCATGGCTGAGGAAACAGGACACGGGGAAATTGGCACAGGAGTTCATTCTGGGGAGGTTCAAGCAGCAGAGGTACAGGCAGAACAGATGCAGGAGGACGCACCTCCTTTGATCCAAACCGACATAAGGATGCAGCCCGAAAGTATGGAGATCACCGTGGAAGAGGCAGCGTGGAATGCTGAGAAGCAGACAGTAGAAGAGGAAAGGGTACCGACTCCTCGTGAGGTGATCCGCAACTTCCCCACGGGTCACGTGGATGAGGTATGCTTCCCCCTTCTGAATTCCATCGCGCTGGTTCATCCTGAGACGTTCACCAACTTCAGGTGCCACTCCTTAGCTGCTGCTGGATCTTTCCTTACGATGCTCCACGACTCTGTCCGCGACTGGAATCAGACCCCCGTCCGCGCTTTCACTCCGGCAAAGGAACAAGAACTCCAAGCCTTAAGTCTTGATCTTGCACAAGTGGGCTTTGACCTTGGCTGGATGACTCAACGAGGGGCTGAGGTATTGGCTGCCAGGCAGAGGCGAGAGGTCCAAGAGAGGATCCGCGTGCTGACAGACAGGCTGGAATCCACGCGGAAGCAGGTGGCTGACATTGAGGGGGAGCTAGCTGAGGCCCAACTGGAAGATCTGGAGTTAGCCTCTGGAGCGCCCCATGAGTTTAACCCTGATGAGTCTGTTTTTGGGGGATTGTTGCCCCCGTAG
- the LOC131317881 gene encoding nuclear pore complex protein NUP62-like isoform X2, with amino-acid sequence MSGFSSSFSSLSSPSPFSFATSSSSSPFGFSSSSQNPTSFFSFSLNPSPNPTSSSSAPSLFGTTTLPSLAAAATPSFGFGFSNPPAPALFGFCSSAASSAPLFGTGAASSPFENSSMFSTAPKLFGSTTPSSISSTGASVFGSSTTSNLFGTSTSTPTPVSTPSTTVFGSSITPNLFGTGVPSSVSTGFGSSITTPNLFRSSAPSPLSTTSTTTLFGSTTPGPVLTPTANLFGSFVANNSASTGPSLFGSASTGTTDASPLASSNLFGAGTSGATLSSSPLFGSSTSASTAPSFPSLFGSSSSSSTSSSPFTFPATSAISSSTTTTAVSSSSTGSSNFSFGMPASSSGSQSSFGFANVVSNVGTGTSTPAAKPTSIGFGTSSSTLFSTITTTTSASTPTATVTSSSAPTTITTAASVAPVPVFALSSSSSTTASTTVASSTPAITFPSFSSTTSVAATSATTSSIQSFSLSKPLTPASSSQAQLTTALPLFGEDLLNGRGSEPLGDFGRGVTESAMAEETGHGEIGTGVHSGEVQAAEVQAEQMQEDAPPLIQTDIRMQPESMEITVEEAAWNAEKQTVEEERVPTPREVIRNFPTGHVDEVPLLSCCWIFPYDAPRLCPRLESDPRPRFHSGKGTRTPSLKS; translated from the exons ATGTCAGGCTTCTCATCCTCATTCTCTTCATTATCCTCCCCTTCCCCATTCTCCTTCGcaacctcctcctcttcttcccccttcggcttctcctcctcctcacaAAACCCTACCtcttttttctccttctctctcaaTCCCTCTCCAAACCCTACCTCTTCCTCCTCTGCCCCCTCTCTCTTCGGAACCACCACCCTGCCCTCATTGGCCGCCGCCGCCACCCCTTCCTTCGGCTTCGGCTTCTCCAATCCTCCGGCCCCGGCTTTGTTCGGATTCTGCTCCTCGGCAGCTTCTTCCGCCCCTTTGTTTGGTACGGGTGCAGCCTCATCCCCATTTGAGAATTCAAGTATGTTTTCAACTGCTCCAAAATTGTTCGGATCTACTACTCCCAGTTCCATTTCAAGCACCGGTGCATCGGTTTTCGGGTCTTCAACCACATCAAATTTGTTCGGAACCAGTACTTCGACTCCCACTCCCGTTTCAACACCCAGCACGACTGTTTTTGGGTCTTCAATTACTCCAAACTTGTTCGGAACGGGTGTTCCCAGCTCTGTTTCAACTGGTTTCGGGTCTTCAATTACTACGCCAAACTTGTTCAGGTCTTCTGCTCCCAGCCCTCTTTCGACTACCAGTACAACAACACTCTTTGGGTCTACCACTCCGGGTCCGGTTTTGACTCCCACTGCCAACTTGTTTGGGTCTTTTGTTGCAAATAATTCAGCTTCTACCGGTCCAAGCTTGTTTGGATCAGCTTCTACTGGTACTACTGATGCTTCTCCACTTGCTTCTTCCAATTTGTTTGGAGCTGGTACATCCGGTGCAACTTTATCTTCTTCTCCGTTATTTGGGTCTTCAACTTCGGCTTCAACCGCACCTTCTTTTCCTAGTTTGTTTGGGTCATCTTCCTCAAGTTCAACTTCGTCTTCACCTTTTACCTTTCCAGCCACTTCGGCAATCTCttcttcaacaacaacaactgcGGTTTCATCTTCATCAACAGGCTCGTCGAATTTCTCCTTTGGGATGCCAGCATCTTCTTCTGGTTCTCAATCTTCATTTGGGTTTGCAAATGTAGTTTCTAATGTTGGCACGGGCACAAGCACTCCAGCTGCAAAACCCACGTCCATAGGCTTTGGAACTTCTTCATCTACTTTGTTTTCTACCATCACAACCACCACAAGCGCTTCAACTCCAACCGCCACAGTAACCTCATCTTCTGCTCCTACTACTATTACTACTGCTGCTTCGGTGGCTCCTGTTCCAGTATTTGCCCTTAGTTCCTCATCCTCAACTACTGCTTCAACAACAGTTGCTTCATCAACCCCTGCTATTACCTTTCCAAGTTTTAGTAGCACCACGAGCGTAGCTGCAACCTCGGCCACTACAAGTTCAATTCAAAGTTTTTCACTGTCTAAACCACTGACCCCGGCCTCATCCTCACAAGCCCAATTGACGACTGCTTTGCCCCTGTTTG GTGAAGATCTATTGAACGGGCGAGGTAGCGAGCCCTTGGGTGATTTTGGTCGAGGTGTGACTGAGAGTGCCATGGCTGAGGAAACAGGACACGGGGAAATTGGCACAGGAGTTCATTCTGGGGAGGTTCAAGCAGCAGAGGTACAGGCAGAACAGATGCAGGAGGACGCACCTCCTTTGATCCAAACCGACATAAGGATGCAGCCCGAAAGTATGGAGATCACCGTGGAAGAGGCAGCGTGGAATGCTGAGAAGCAGACAGTAGAAGAGGAAAGGGTACCGACTCCTCGTGAGGTGATCCGCAACTTCCCCACGGGTCACGTGGATGAG GTGCCACTCCTTAGCTGCTGCTGGATCTTTCCTTACGATGCTCCACGACTCTGTCCGCGACTGGAATCAGACCCCCGTCCGCGCTTTCACTCCGGCAAAGGAACAAGAACTCCAAGCCTTAAGTCTTGA
- the LOC131317878 gene encoding pentatricopeptide repeat-containing protein At5g04780, mitochondrial-like, with protein sequence MNAIKWTMKPRQLFSLQKNPLPQLLYRPFKRFIQTSPEYSFDQNTTPKSHLIEKSNNFTPTTSISYSKLLSNCCQTKSLIPGLQTHAHITRIGLSNDKNLRNHLVNLYSKCGAFGYARKLIDECPEPDLVSWSALVSGYAWNGFGKEALLAFREMHLLGLRCNEFTLPSVLKACSITKGLMLGKQVHGLVMVTGFESNVFIATTLVVMYAKCGALEDSRILFDLMPERNVVSWNALFSCYVQSDIFEEALGLFREMILRGIRPDEYSLSCILNACTGMGDINQGKRIHGDLIKRGYDSDPFSANALVDMYAKGGDLQDSMAVFEGIGKPDIVSWNAIIAGCVLHEYHDWALKLFRRMKNSGTCPNMFTLSSALKACAGLGLEKLGRQLHSVLLNMNIKSDPFVSVGLIDMYCKSGLLEEAKAVYWLMLQKDLVALNAIISGLSQKGEEIEALYLCSDMYKEGIGLNETTMCAILNSTASLRAVNICKQVHALSVKSGLQSDVYVSNSLIDSYGKCENAEDACKVFEECPFGDLASFTSMIASYAQCGKGEEALKLYIKMQDMELKPDPFVCSSLLNACANLSAYEQGKQIHVHILKFGFISDGFAGNSLVNMYAKCGSVDDAGRAFSEIRDRGIVSWSAMIGGLAQHGHGKEALNLFNEMLKNGISPNHVTLVSVLYACNHAGLVTEAKKYFESMKESFGIEQTQEHYACMIDLLGRAGKLDEAMDLVNKMPFEANASVWGALLGAARIHKNIELGRRASEMLFTLQPEKSGTHVLLANIYASNGMWENVAKVRRRMKESNVKKEPGVSWMEVKDKVHTFIVGDRSHSRSGEIYAKLDELRDLMNKAGYVPMVEIDLHDVEESEKELLLFHHSEKLAVAFGLIATPPGAPIRIKKNLRVCLDCHTAFKFICKIVSREIVVRDVNRFHHFRDGLCSCGDYW encoded by the coding sequence ATGAATGCTATCAAATGGACCATGAAACCTCGACAGttattttccctccaaaagaaCCCGCTCCCCCAACTACTTTACCGTCCCTTTAAACGCTTCATCCAAACCTCACCTGAGTATTCCTTTGACCAAAACACCACACCCAAGTCACACTTAATTGAAAAAAGCAACAACTTCACACCCACCACGTCCATTTCCTACTCAAAGCTGCTATCAAACTGCTGCCAAACCAAGTCTCTTATTCCAGGTCTACAAACCCATGCCCACATTACCCGGATCGGGTTATCAAACGACAAGAACCTGCGAAACCATTTGGTTAATTTGTACTCCAAGTGTGGGGCTTTTGGGTATGCACGTAAACTGATCGATGAATGTCCTGAACCAGATTTGGTCTCTTGGTCTGCTTTGGTATCTGGGTATGCTTGGAATGGGTTTGGCAAGGAAGCCCTATTGGCTTTCCGCGAAATGCACTTGTTGGGTCTTCGGTGTAATGAGTTCACTCTCCCAAGTGTGCTCAAGGCATGCTCAATCACAAAGGGTTTGATGCTAGGGAAGCAAGTTCATGGGCTTGTCATGGTAACAGGGTTCGAGTCGAATGTTTTCATCGCGACTACTTTGGTTGTGATGTATGCGAAATGTGGTGCACTAGAGGATTCAAGGATATTGTTCGATTTGATGCCGGAAAGAAACGTTGTTTCTTGGAACGCGTTGTTTTCTTGTTATGTGCAGAGTGATATATTTGAGGAAGCATTGGGTTTGTTTCGAGAAATGATCTTAAGAGGAATAAGACCAGATGAGTATAGTTTGTCGTGTATATTGAATGCTTGTACAGGGATGGGGGATATCAATCAAGGGAAAAGAATTCATGGGGATTTGATAAAACGGGGGTATGATTCTGATCCATTCTCTGCAAATGCACTTGTTGACATGTATGCAAAAGGTGGAGATCTTCAAGACTCAATGGCTGTTTTTGAAGGAATTGGAAAGCCTGATATTGTCAGTTGGAATGCTATTATTGCTGGTTGTGTTCTTCATGAGTACCATGATTGGGCTTTAAAATTGTTTAGGCGGATGAAAAATTCAGGAACTTGCCCAAATATGTTCACCTTGTCGAGCGCTCTAAAAGCCTGTGCTGGATTAGGACTCGAAAAGTTGGGTAGACAGTTGCACTCGGTTTTGCTAAATATGAATATTAAATCGGATCCATTTGTGAGTGTCGGCCTTATCGACATGTATTGCAAATCTGGTTTGTTGGAGGAAGCAAAGGCGGTTTATTGGCTGATGCTGCAAAAGGACTTGGTAGCATTGAATGCCATTATATCTGGACTGTCACAGAAAGGGGAAGAGATAGAAGCTCTTTACCTTTGTAGTGATATGTATAAAGAAGGAATAGGATTGAACGAGACAACTATGTGTGCAATCCTCAACTCCACAGCTAGCTTGCGAGCGGTCAACATTTGCAAACAAGTTCATGCACTTTCTGTAAAATCGGGTCTTCAATCTGACGTCTATGTTTCAAACAGCCTCATTGATTCGTACGGGAAGTGTGAAAATGCAGAAGACGCATGTAAAGTTTTTGAAGAGTGCCCATTTGGTGATTTGGCATCTTTTACTTCGATGATTGCATCTTATGCTCAATGTGGAAAAGGAGAAGAAGCTCTAAAGCTTTATATCAAGATGCAAGATATGGAGCTTAAGCCAGATCCATTTGTTTGTAGTTCCCTTCTTAATGCCTGTGCTAATCTATCTGCTTACGAACAAGGGAAACAAATTCATGTCCACATCTTAAAATTCGGATTCATATCGGATGGTTTTGCTGGAAATTCTCTTGTCAATATGTATGCCAAGTGTGGAAGTGTAGATGATGCTGGTCGAGCTTTTTCAGAGATACGCGATAGAGGCATTGTCTCGTGGTCTGCTATGATTGGTGGACTTGCTCAACATGGGCATGGAAAAGAAGCTCTCAATTTGTTCAATGAGATGCTTAAAAATGGCATCTCCCCAAATCATGTAACTTTAGTTAGTGTCCTCTATGCATGCAATCATGCTGGCTTGGTAACCGAAGCAAAAAAATACTTTGAGTCAATGAAAGAGTCATTTGGGATTGAGCAAACGCAAGAGCATTATGCTTGCATGATTGATCTACTTGGTCGAGCTGGAAAATTGGACGAGGCAATGGATCTTGTGAATAAGATGCCATTTGAAGCCAATGCTTCTGTTTGGGGGGCTTTACTTGGTGCGGCGAGGATTCATAAAAATATTGAGCTTGGTCGACGTGCTTCTGAGATGCTTTTCACACTCCAACCAGAAAAATCCGGCACTCATGTTCTTTTGGCAAATATTTATGCATCGAATGGAATGTGGGAAAACGTGGCAAAGGTGAGAAGACGTATGAAAGAGAGCAATGTGAAAAAGGAACCAGGGGTAAGTTGGATGGAGGTGAAAGACAAAGTACACACGTTTATTGTCGGAGACAGGAGCCATTCTAGAAGTGGAGAGATATATGCAAAGCTTGATGAGCTGAGGGATCTGATGAATAAAGCTGGGTATGTTCCTATGGTAGAGATTGACCTCCACGATGTTGAAGAAAGTGAGAaggagcttcttctttttcaccacaGTGAGAAGCTTGCTGTGGCTTTTGGGCTAATTGCCACTCCGCCAGGAGCTCCCATTAGGATTAAGAAGAATCTTCGAGTCTGCTTGGATTGCCATACCGCATTCAAGTTCATTTGTAAAATTGTTTCAAGGGAAATCGTCGTTAGGGACGTAAATCGGTTCCACCATTTCAGAGATGGCTTATGTTCTTGTGGGGATTATTGGTAG